The sequence GTCTCCACATCCGTCTAAATCTAGAATAGTCCATGCCAAAATCTAAGGTTTTAATTACATCTTGGTTATCATCAAAGTTTTTTAACCAAGTGCGTAAAGTTTGCGCATAATTCATACCATTGATGTACCATGTGTCGATTGTTTTAAGATCTTGATTACAATTAGGAATAAAGTCATAATGCCAAACTCGTGCATAGGGAAATATATATTTCTGAATAAAAGGAGGCCAGAAATTATGACTTAAGCTGGAGCTTATAATATGAATAAAAACTTTGCCTTCAGGCTTTAACAAAGAAGCAACTTTGGCCAAAGATTTGGTCAAGTTACCAATATGTTCAAACGCACCCAAGGTAATAACTTTGTCAAATTTATGAGTAAAAACAACATCATTAAAATCTGCTTCACAAAGAGTAAATCGTTCTGAACTCAAAGGACTATTCTGGGTTCTAATTTGTTTACGAATATATTCGCATTGCCCATGGCTCAAATTCAAACCAGTTACCTTGACATTGGGGAATTTTTGCAAAATATAATTAGCAGCAGAACCCCAACCACAACCAATATCTAGTATTTCGTCTCCATCGACAATCTGCGCTTTTTCGAGCAGGTCATCTAGCATAGCAATTTGGGCTGCTTCTAAGTTTGTGGCTCCTTGTTCCCATAGTGCCATGGTATATTTAGGATACATTACATCACTTTCACCCAGCATCAACTTGAACATTGTTTCTGGTTGATTGTATTGAATATCCATCAATTCCTGTGAACTTTCAGCAAGGAGATCGCTTTCTTTGGTAACCCAATCATAAGCAATCATTAAAGAAGAAAGATTTTTATAGAAAAATGCCGTGGTATTGGTCAATAATTTTAGACACAATGCATCAGGTATTTTTAAGCCATTAATATAGCTTTCAGCAAACAGCAGCTGTATTCCATTAATCGGTTTTACCATTAAAGGCTTATATTGCTTGCTAACAGAGTTTTGCTGAAGATTTTGAGCATTAACCGCTTGAGAGTCTAGCTGTTTAATATTGTTTGTAGAAGTCATAGTTTGATTTTCTCTCCAAAGTATTTGCCTGAATTTAAACTGAAAGCTTGGATTGTTTATTTGTGAGGCGAATAACAATTCTTCAAAACACATTTAAGAATGCTCTAAGCATCTGCTGTTTCTAGTTACTGCTCAACAGAAGATTGCTCGGGACAATTTCGACAGGAATGACCATACCAAGCTCTTTCTTCTTGAGCAGTTGTATACTTAGATGCTAATAATTCGGTAACATCTTCCATAGTTCCATCAGCTGCTACCCAACCATTGTCAACATCAGGAAAGTCTAG comes from Coleofasciculaceae cyanobacterium and encodes:
- a CDS encoding class I SAM-dependent methyltransferase, whose amino-acid sequence is MTSTNNIKQLDSQAVNAQNLQQNSVSKQYKPLMVKPINGIQLLFAESYINGLKIPDALCLKLLTNTTAFFYKNLSSLMIAYDWVTKESDLLAESSQELMDIQYNQPETMFKLMLGESDVMYPKYTMALWEQGATNLEAAQIAMLDDLLEKAQIVDGDEILDIGCGWGSAANYILQKFPNVKVTGLNLSHGQCEYIRKQIRTQNSPLSSERFTLCEADFNDVVFTHKFDKVITLGAFEHIGNLTKSLAKVASLLKPEGKVFIHIISSSLSHNFWPPFIQKYIFPYARVWHYDFIPNCNQDLKTIDTWYINGMNYAQTLRTWLKNFDDNQDVIKTLDFGMDYSRFRRMWRLYLLWCIAYFEAGQGNFLGNGQYLMVHS